One Triticum dicoccoides isolate Atlit2015 ecotype Zavitan chromosome 3B, WEW_v2.0, whole genome shotgun sequence genomic window, CCAGCGATTAATCAAGAATTTGAACAACGTATGCGcaagaagaaactccatgaaaCCGCCACCTGGGTCCTGATCCCCTGCTCCTCAGAAGGATCCAACATACAGTACTACCTCTCTTTTCGCTTCACTCCATTCTCAAACCTCCATCCTACCATGGCGGAGCACAAGCGTACAGTTTCCACCctcgttctcctcctcctcctctccttcttcTCGGCGTCGACGAATGCCACACGGCCACCAGCAACGCTCCGCATCCCCGTCGTCCACCGCGACGCGGTCTTCCCGCCGCCGCCGGTCGCCAGCCGGGGTAACCTCCTAAGCCGCCGCGCGGCGGGCTACGCCACCCTCAAGGCGTCCCTCTGCCTCCGCCGCTCCTCCGCGCACAACGACCGCCTCCACTCCccagtcatgtccgggctcccctTCGACAGCGGCGAGTACTTCGCGTCCGTCGGCGTGGGCACCCCGTCCACCACCGCGCTGCTCGTCATCGACACCGGGAGCGACCTCATCTGGCTGCAGTGCAAGCCCTGCCGCCGCTGCCACCGCCAGATGAGCCTGCTCTACGACCCCAAGGGCTCCAGCACCTACCGCCAGATCCCATGCTCGTCGCCGCGGTGCTTCCCTCGCCAGGGCTGCGACGGCAGCACCGGGGCCTGCGGGTACACCATGGTCTACGGCGACGGCTCCGGCAGCAGGGGCAACCTCGCCACCGACAGGCTCGTCTTCTCCAACGACACGTCCGTGGACAGCATCGTCATCGGGTGCGGCCACGACAACGAGGAGCTGTTCGACTCGTCGGCCGGGGTGCTGGGCGTCGGCCGCGGCGCCGGCTCCCTGGCGACGCAGGTGGTGCCGACCTACGGGCGCTACTTCGCCTACTGCCTCGGCGACCGCACGTCCGCCGCGCGGAGCAGCGGCTCCTACCTCGCCTTCGGCCGCACGCCGGAGCCGCCGTGCACGGCCTTCACCCCGCTGCTGTCCAACCCGCGGCGCCCCAACCTCTACTACGTGAACATGGCCGGCTTCAGCGTCGGCGGCAAGCGGGTCACCGGGGGCTTCTCCAGCTGCAGCCTCTCCTTGGACCCGGCGACCGGGCGGGGCGGCCTGGTGGTGGACTCGGGCACGTCCATATCGCGGCTCCCCAGGGACGCGTACGCGGCGCTGCGCGACGCCTTCGACGCGCGCGCGGCCGCGGCCGGGATGCGGAGGCTGGCCCGGGGCATGTCAGTGTTCGACGCGTGCTACGAGCTCCGAGGCGCCAGCGTGCCGGCAGTGACGCTGCACTTCGCCGGCGGGGCGGACGTGGCGCTGCCCCCGGGGAACTACTTCATACCCGAGCAGGGCGGGAAGTACCACTGCCTGGCGCTGGAGGCGACGGACGACGGGCTCAGCGTGCTCGGCAACGTCCTGCAGCAGGGATTCCGGGTCGTGTTCGACGTCGAGAAGGAGCGTGTCGGGTTCGCTCCAAATGGCTGCTAAGCTTGATCAACATTTATTTACACGGTTGTTTAACCTGAAGCACGAGTGTGTACCACCGCCTTAAATTGTTGTTTTCAGGTGTTACATAGTACTACTACATCAGTGGAGAAACCATACGCATGGTCGCACTGAATTTCCATAACAGTTGCAAACCCACGCTCACCATGCCATTGCTTTGCAATGATCTCTCAGAACTTCGTCCCGTTCCCCCCATTCGGTCGACAGCTTGAATGAAAGTAACAAAAGCACGTCCACTGTACATAAATTCCGGATTATAAAATTTGGTCTACTTTGCAAAAACCCGATCCACGACCAAAGCTAGAAGAATTAAAGCTCTTTTGAGGGTCTGCCTGAAATGGCCAGTCAACCTGACCGTGTAGAGTTTGCGAATTGCTATGTAATCGCACAACCATGACACGACGACATTCCAGGGATAGCCAGATTTTCGCCGAGTCAACTGATCTTTTGCTGAGCTGCCTCAACATACTGCAGAGCAAGCTTTTTCACCTTGTCACCCTCCTTGATCAGGAAGTTGGCATTCTTAGCCTCCGAGTGGTGCTTCATAACCTTCTCTGCTGTTTTAGCAACAGCCCACCTGTATTGCTCCACGGTGATTACGCCGCTCTTGCAAAGTGGCCTGATGTTCTCTTTCACAAACATTTCAACCTACAAATGTCGAAACAAAGCAGCTCAGAAGGGGCGTACATATGTAACACGCCTCCATGCAACACCTCATAGTTGTATTCAGAAATTCAGCCAGAGGGAATAACACTGTAAAAATAGATGTCCAGTGGAACATACAAGTGTGTTGTTACCTTCTTATGTATGGAACTAGATGAAACTGGTGTGCTGTTATTGCCTGGGTCAGGTGCTGGTTTCTTCCAACTGTCTACACTTTCTGCTGGATGGGTAGATGACTTGTCTCCTTTGGAATGTTTACGATTCAACTCTTGATTGCCACTGGAAGACTTCTCTTTACCGAGCTCCAGTTTCACTGCTTGACTGATTCCTTCACCTTCTTTCGGCACATTATTCCCATGACTAGATTTATTATGCAAATCGCTCACTGTTATGTCCATTTCTTTTGAGTCCTCCACATGCCCGGTACCTTCATCAGGGATGTCAGCTACAGTTTCCTTGTCTGTTTGACTCGTTTTTTCGCATTGCAAACTACATTTATCGGCTTCGGCCAAGTTCACTGAAAGGGTTTCATTTTCTGTTGCATCTGTAGTTTCTCCGCTGGGTATCAATTTCTGATCATCCTCAGAACTACATTTTGGTTGCTGACAGGATGAATCATCCTCATCTTTAAGTGGGGATGCATCCCTAAACCTAGAATCAGAACTTGACTGCAAACTTCTGCTCGGTTCAGAGTCCAAATTTACCAAGTAAGTATCATCTGTATTTGTATATTTTTGTTGCATGGAAATTGGAGAACCGGAAACTGTCCTGGAATTACATTCAGCTGTGGTACTTTTTCTCTCGGGACTGTTAGGAGGGGAATCAAAGAGGCCTGCTCTTTTTAGCGCTTCTTCCACGCTGTTGAAACAAACAGTATTTTCACTCGCATTCTGCTCAAGCACACCACCTAGTTCACTCTTATCAGTTTGTCCGGCAGTAGCAGGAATATCCAAAAGGCCTGCTCTGTCTAAAGCTTCTTCCACATTACTGTTACCACTATTGGTATTTTCAGTTGTAACCTGCTGTGATATCAAATCGCTGCTAACTTCAGCCTTTTCAGTTAGAGTTGAAGCATCATTCTCGGGTTTTGGCTTGGCAGACTGGCGAGTAGCCTGGGAGCAAAGATTCACATAAACTGATTTGCTACTGGACTTCCCGTAAATATCATTTTCTACATTGACAGCATCAGCAATAGCCAATTCGGTATCTGCACATCTGCGAATAACATCCAAATTTGCTCTCTGCAGATAATACTCGGCAATGCGGTAAAGTTGTGCCTGAGATACATAATTTGGTTGATAATTTGACCGTTGAACAAGAAAAATACAGGTACACTTGCAATTTATAATtagaatttagttgaaatggaacaAAGTGAGAGCAAATAATGAAGCCGGCAATGTGTAAGCACAGTAAAGGACTCCCTTAATGATTACCTGTCTAACTGAAATAGGAACTTTATTATGACGTCCAGTTGTGAGCTGTGGCCGCATATCCACAGGAAGTTTTGCCTAAGAAAACCAAACTTGTTAGTGTTTCTAGAGTAGTGGTCAATGAacttttgaattattattttttataagCTAACACCTACTAATAAAGGGTAGTTCCTGCTGAGATCGTCTGTGCCTTCTGTTTGATCTTTGCTAGCAATAGAGCTGGCATTTTTCCTTGCCAGGATCTCAAGGGCCCATTTTCTTTTGTCCTGCTTGATATCACCAGCAGATTGGTTTTGTTTATTCTGTGCTGCCTGACCATTTTTGTCTTCTCTTCTACTCAATGCTTCTTTACTCAGGGTCGAAGAACTCAATACTTTTCTGGTGCTGTTGGGCGAATTGATTTTGATTGTCTGAGTCACAGGTGCAGGTTTGTTTGTTGATTTGCTGTCGTCACCTTTGATTTGGCTATTTTTATCGAATGGGAGGCACCCTTCAAGGGCGGAGAGAGGTTTTATATCACCCTTTCTGGGAACAACTGATGCATCAGCCAGATATAACCTGGACAAAAAGGCTTTCTTCTCCTCAGCACTTTCTTTGCGCGTGCCAGTATCTGAGGATTCCTTGAGTAACTGAAGTACTGATTGCAGTGTCTCAATCTTTTCAGGATTTATCCCTGGGGAGCAACGATGTTTCCAGAAGTCAACTTCCCTGTCACGGTGCCATGCACTTCGTCTCCTTCCTGTGGATGATGCATACAACTTCTTGGTCAGATTCTCACGTATCTTGCCCTTTTGAAGCAGCGACTTCCTTGCGAGTGAAAGGTTGGGTTTTTTGGCTGGTCCATCCATGGACTTCCCAATTGCTGAACGGAATGCGGTCAAAAGTTTTTCGTCAAAAGCGTTATCCTTCTCGAGTATACTAATACCATTATCTCTAACTACTTCCCTTATCTCTTGTTGTAGCTTCTGAACTACAGCAGTTGATTCTTTTCCGTCCTTGTGTAAAATCTTCTTCATTCTAAGACCAGGCTTATCTCCTGCTCTTCTGCCTACAGGCTTCGCCAGCTCCCTGCCAGGATCCCTCATGTAGCTCTCTCCTTCAACTATACTCATTATATCAGGGACATATTTATTCTGTGTGGCAATTTTTGATGTATCACTGGCAATAACTTCGGCTGCAATCGAAGTAGCATGGCAGTCTGATGAAGAAACACCTGAGTTTGCAATGAGATCCATTTCCTGATCCGGCACTCCCAGTTTTGCTTTCTTCGCAGGATGACTAATTTCACCTCCTGATTCCATGTCACTGGTATTTTGTCTATCCTGCCTGGAAAAAAGACTGACAATACTAAAATGAAATTGTGTAGATCTATGCAACTGTCATGTGAGAGTGAAAATTAGCAGTTCTTGCAAGTGAGTGCAAAGCGAAAGATTCTTACATGGGTGGCAACTGCGTGTTCTGGTCATTTTTCCTCTTCTGAACTGCGTCTGAGTTGATCATATCAATGTCAGCTGATCTTGCCACCTTACTAGCTGCATCGGTAAAAAGGGAAGATGTTATTTGGATGCATAATGTGATGACCACACGACCCCTTGAACAGACAAGAATGCGGTATAATCAAGCAAGATTGGGCCAGAAACAAACAAACAATCATATCTATCTAAACTAAGCTATAAAATATACATTGTCTATAGTAATGTAATAATTTCCTTTTTTCGCTGTGAAAAAACAAACTTCTACCACCAAAAAGATCAACAAATTTCTAAAGGTGCAACTAACACAGCATACTGTCTACTGAAATATTCAAATATGATGACTGAATGACAAGTTGGCATGTGTTGAAGCTTACTAATCTCTGATAAGCTAGAAGTATGAGTCCTTCAATTATTGTGCTGGAATAAGCAAATTACCCAACATACCTGCTGATGAAAGTTGTGCAGATTTGATGACAGGAGATTTCCCATTACTGTTTCTAGGCAGCGCAGCATCCTCTCCTGTACTTTCAGCCTCCTTATTTCTACATAATAATGAATAAGATAGCCCATCTTGTGGTACTTCTGACTGTTCATTTGAAATATTACCATGCTCTGCGCTAAATAAGATACATGCTGACTCACGCATTGCTGAAAGTTCTGATGATCTTTGTGTTGGTTCAGAAGAAACCATGCGAGCCAAATTAGTTTCAGAAGATTTATTGTGTAAGCTACAGGAAATATCTTTGTTCCTCGGGATACAGGCATTTGCAACATCCTCATGTGATAAATCATCTATGGAACAACTTGGATGTGAATTGCAATAAAATGCTTCTTGGGCTGTCTTCGAGCCTAGTGAACCTTCTTGTAGGTCATCCTTACTTTCAGAATTTACACCAACCATCGAGACAACAAGGGCAGTTTCACCATCATCTGCAACAGATACTGACACCCTCCCAGAAAATGATGCACCGGTAGATGTTCTATCAGAATCTCCACTGATGTTTTGCTTCAGGATAACCTCTGACTCATTTTTCGCTTCAATCGATACACATCTACAGAATGCAATTGATAACTTCCTTATCACAAGCCCAGAGCAAAATAAAGATACTCCTACCAGCAAAGGGTAATCAAAGAGAGAGTCAGATAGTATCAGTGTAAAATTACCTTGGGCACAACCACGAATCTTCAGATGTAGTTTCTGGATTAAAGCCCACACATATAGCATGATACCTGGCTTAAGGATCAAAGTAATTAGAAAACAGAACTGGTTAACAAGTCTCAACTAATAATGGACATATAGGATAATAGTACAGTTATATATACCATAGATCACAGGAATCACAAGCAATTGATGTATCTAAAGCTGAATTATCCTCAGCTGCCACGAGTCCACTTCGAATTATGCAATCACCACCATCCAAACAAACTACTGCCTGGAAATGGGGAAAAAATAGCAAGCCACAGATCAACTTCGGGAGATAATGAATATGGGGAAGTTTCACTGGTTTGAAAAGGAAATGATGAAATATAATATGAATATTGTTACTTCTGCATCTATATAGTATGATGGGAAAGATAGTGTGTTGCTTTCGCCTGGCTCATACCAATCATCATCACCACTGCACAATAATAAGGAAAACAAATAGGAGAAGTAATTAGCATGGCCTTTATTTTATTTGTTGCGCAttctttcaaaataaataaatgaaaggcATCTTAAAAGAAGAAATTTACAATCATGATGCTCATTACTCATGGACCAAATGATATGGCATGGATTCACAGGCAGATAAACTATTAGTACACACAAGCATATAAAAGTACACCAGCAATATTTTCCGCCTAACATGGTCAGGTGACTCAGTTGCCATCTTATGGTTAGTATACCTGACCAAGGGAAGGGCTCTCAATGGCGCTATGATTTAATGAATAAGAGTATTATTTTACAAAAGCTGATAATGGTTACACAACTTACAGGATGAAAGGCCCCAAAAATATGGCAGCAAGAAACCAATAATCTAGCTTATGAGGTGACAGGGGAACTACAGAGTAAACAACAACAAAATTGAACTAAGAGATGTTCAAACTGATGGTGCACGACCTTCTGACCTTACCTTGTTAAAGGGTAATCGTCTTCAATAGTATCTCCAGTACCAGTACTATCATATACCTTCAATACAAAGAAAAAAATTACATTCCAATGCAGTTCTACCTCTTCAGGCACTGAGCCAAAAAAAAATCCATGAATTTCCAGATGGTGTTAGTATTTTTCCAAGATTGACAGCACTGAGATATGTTTTACTTACTGGAGTGGATGTTATATTCTGAAATTCAATTTTGCAGAGGGGGCAGCGATTTGTGATGGCAGACCAGTTGTCTATGCATGTATAGCAAAACCTGTTATGTGAAATAAAGTTATTTAATTATCACATTAGAGCTTTAAACAACTCATGTAGGAGACTGTGAACATTGATACAATATCATTGCTTATGTGACTACAAGTCATATTTTTTTAACTTCTTCATGTGCAGAAATTAATTCCAAAGGTGTTAAGAGTGAGCAGCACTAGATAGAACATGTGAGGCTTAGAATCTAGTCAACAATGGTAATGTCAAATTAAAACTTGAACTTAAAGAACTTGAACTTAAAAAGGGTAAGGGAAAGCATTTCAATTAAATAAGCAAGAAGGTGGACTAGAATACAAAATTATCAAATGAGAATGACTTGGACGGTGCATAAACATATATGCGTTGACACTACGCAGGTTTagcaaacatatttacacaaaacgAAAAATAAGATTGTAACCTACAAAGTTCTAGCTGCACAATATTGACCCTCGAGACCTTAATGGTAAATATGAAGCTATGCACAAATGTTAGGGAGGTGATGGAACAAAGTCAAAAATGCAGGATAGCTGTAAATCCGTGATTGAGCCATACCAGTGTTGGCAACCATCCAAAACTCCTCTATCGATGACAATATCTCTACAAATGCCGCAAATTTCATTCTCAGATGTATAATTTTCCTGCAAAAAACAGTTTGGATGGATGATTAAAGCAAGAAACATAATTATAATTATGTTAGGGAACAAGAACTAGAGGTACAAAAAAGAGATAGCCCCTCCCTATAATGGCAAGCACGTATAACTACTAACTGATTATTGTTTGCATTTGCATACCCAGCCAAAGTTAGTGTGGATTGTCATCACCAAAACCATTTCCAGCTCAGAAAATGGG contains:
- the LOC119276974 gene encoding uncharacterized protein At4g10930-like isoform X2; the encoded protein is MPMQMDVDGQPSEALEEMDNLENYTSENEICGICRDIVIDRGVLDGCQHWFCYTCIDNWSAITNRCPLCKIEFQNITSTPVYDSTGTGDTIEDDYPLTSGDDDWYEPGESNTLSFPSYYIDAEAVVCLDGGDCIIRSGLVAAEDNSALDTSIACDSCDLWYHAICVGFNPETTSEDSWLCPRCVSIEAKNESEVILKQNISGDSDRTSTGASFSGRVSVSVADDGETALVVSMVGVNSESKDDLQEGSLGSKTAQEAFYCNSHPSCSIDDLSHEDVANACIPRNKDISCSLHNKSSETNLARMVSSEPTQRSSELSAMRESACILFSAEHGNISNEQSEVPQDGLSYSLLCRNKEAESTGEDAALPRNSNGKSPVIKSAQLSSAASKVARSADIDMINSDAVQKRKNDQNTQLPPMQDRQNTSDMESGGEISHPAKKAKLGVPDQEMDLIANSGVSSSDCHATSIAAEVIASDTSKIATQNKYVPDIMSIVEGESYMRDPGRELAKPVGRRAGDKPGLRMKKILHKDGKESTAVVQKLQQEIREVVRDNGISILEKDNAFDEKLLTAFRSAIGKSMDGPAKKPNLSLARKSLLQKGKIRENLTKKLYASSTGRRRSAWHRDREVDFWKHRCSPGINPEKIETLQSVLQLLKESSDTGTRKESAEEKKAFLSRLYLADASVVPRKGDIKPLSALEGCLPFDKNSQIKGDDSKSTNKPAPVTQTIKINSPNSTRKVLSSSTLSKEALSRREDKNGQAAQNKQNQSAGDIKQDKRKWALEILARKNASSIASKDQTEGTDDLSRNYPLLAKLPVDMRPQLTTGRHNKVPISVRQAQLYRIAEYYLQRANLDVIRRCADTELAIADAVNVENDIYGKSSSKSVYVNLCSQATRQSAKPKPENDASTLTEKAEVSSDLISQQVTTENTNSGNSNVEEALDRAGLLDIPATAGQTDKSELGGVLEQNASENTVCFNSVEEALKRAGLFDSPPNSPERKSTTAECNSRTVSGSPISMQQKYTNTDDTYLVNLDSEPSRSLQSSSDSRFRDASPLKDEDDSSCQQPKCSSEDDQKLIPSGETTDATENETLSVNLAEADKCSLQCEKTSQTDKETVADIPDEGTGHVEDSKEMDITVSDLHNKSSHGNNVPKEGEGISQAVKLELGKEKSSSGNQELNRKHSKGDKSSTHPAESVDSWKKPAPDPGNNSTPVSSSSIHKKVEMFVKENIRPLCKSGVITVEQYRWAVAKTAEKVMKHHSEAKNANFLIKEGDKVKKLALQYVEAAQQKIS
- the LOC119276974 gene encoding uncharacterized protein At4g10930-like isoform X1 — encoded protein: MPMQMDVDGQPSEALEEMDNLENYTSENEICGICRDIVIDRGVLDGCQHWFCYTCIDNWSAITNRCPLCKIEFQNITSTPVYDSTGTGDTIEDDYPLTSGDDDWYEPGESNTLSFPSYYIDAEAVVCLDGGDCIIRSGLVAAEDNSALDTSIACDSCDLWYHAICVGFNPETTSEDSWLCPRCVSIEAKNESEVILKQNISGDSDRTSTGASFSGRVSVSVADDGETALVVSMVGVNSESKDDLQEGSLGSKTAQEAFYCNSHPSCSIDDLSHEDVANACIPRNKDISCSLHNKSSETNLARMVSSEPTQRSSELSAMRESACILFSAEHGNISNEQSEVPQDGLSYSLLCRNKEAESTGEDAALPRNSNGKSPVIKSAQLSSAASKVARSADIDMINSDAVQKRKNDQNTQLPPILFSRQDRQNTSDMESGGEISHPAKKAKLGVPDQEMDLIANSGVSSSDCHATSIAAEVIASDTSKIATQNKYVPDIMSIVEGESYMRDPGRELAKPVGRRAGDKPGLRMKKILHKDGKESTAVVQKLQQEIREVVRDNGISILEKDNAFDEKLLTAFRSAIGKSMDGPAKKPNLSLARKSLLQKGKIRENLTKKLYASSTGRRRSAWHRDREVDFWKHRCSPGINPEKIETLQSVLQLLKESSDTGTRKESAEEKKAFLSRLYLADASVVPRKGDIKPLSALEGCLPFDKNSQIKGDDSKSTNKPAPVTQTIKINSPNSTRKVLSSSTLSKEALSRREDKNGQAAQNKQNQSAGDIKQDKRKWALEILARKNASSIASKDQTEGTDDLSRNYPLLAKLPVDMRPQLTTGRHNKVPISVRQAQLYRIAEYYLQRANLDVIRRCADTELAIADAVNVENDIYGKSSSKSVYVNLCSQATRQSAKPKPENDASTLTEKAEVSSDLISQQVTTENTNSGNSNVEEALDRAGLLDIPATAGQTDKSELGGVLEQNASENTVCFNSVEEALKRAGLFDSPPNSPERKSTTAECNSRTVSGSPISMQQKYTNTDDTYLVNLDSEPSRSLQSSSDSRFRDASPLKDEDDSSCQQPKCSSEDDQKLIPSGETTDATENETLSVNLAEADKCSLQCEKTSQTDKETVADIPDEGTGHVEDSKEMDITVSDLHNKSSHGNNVPKEGEGISQAVKLELGKEKSSSGNQELNRKHSKGDKSSTHPAESVDSWKKPAPDPGNNSTPVSSSSIHKKVEMFVKENIRPLCKSGVITVEQYRWAVAKTAEKVMKHHSEAKNANFLIKEGDKVKKLALQYVEAAQQKIS
- the LOC119279632 gene encoding aspartyl protease family protein 2-like → MAEHKRTVSTLVLLLLLSFFSASTNATRPPATLRIPVVHRDAVFPPPPVASRGNLLSRRAAGYATLKASLCLRRSSAHNDRLHSPVMSGLPFDSGEYFASVGVGTPSTTALLVIDTGSDLIWLQCKPCRRCHRQMSLLYDPKGSSTYRQIPCSSPRCFPRQGCDGSTGACGYTMVYGDGSGSRGNLATDRLVFSNDTSVDSIVIGCGHDNEELFDSSAGVLGVGRGAGSLATQVVPTYGRYFAYCLGDRTSAARSSGSYLAFGRTPEPPCTAFTPLLSNPRRPNLYYVNMAGFSVGGKRVTGGFSSCSLSLDPATGRGGLVVDSGTSISRLPRDAYAALRDAFDARAAAAGMRRLARGMSVFDACYELRGASVPAVTLHFAGGADVALPPGNYFIPEQGGKYHCLALEATDDGLSVLGNVLQQGFRVVFDVEKERVGFAPNGC